DNA from Deltaproteobacteria bacterium:
GTACTCGCGGAGAGCGTCTTCGAAGGCCCTGACGGCCGGCCCCTGGGTGAGGTTTGGCGAGACGAGGACGTCGGCGACGGCCGCCGCGTCGCCGCTATCAATGGATTGGCTGCCGTAAGAGATCCTTGCCCTCACCTTCACAATACTCCCTGACGATCTCCCTTATCTCATCGACGCCGAGCCTGAGGGGGTTGGTGTTGCTCGCATAGCCGAAGCCGTCGGGCACGGGACGGCCGCCGCCGTCGCCGCGCTCGCCCCACCAGGCGAACTGCGGCTGGATGATGTAGTAGTCGTCGTACTCGAGGGTGTTGCGGCCGTCGTCCCTGGAGATGAGCACCTCGTGGAGCTTCTCGCCGGGCCTTATGCCCACCACGTCGTGGCTGCACTCGGGCGCGACGGCCCTTGCTATGTCGACCACCGACGCGCTCGGTATCTTGGGCACGAATATCTCGCCGCCCTTCATCCTGCCCAGGCAGGCGAGCACGAACCTGGCGCCCTCCTCGAGGGTGATCCAGAAGCGGGTCATGGCCCTGTCGGTTATGGGCAGCACGCCGGTGGGGCGCAGCCTCAGGAAAAGGGGTATGACGCTTCCGCGGCTGCCCACGACGTTGCCGTAACGGACCACCGAGAAACGGGTCGGCTTCTTTCCGGCGTAGGAGTTGCCGGCTATAAAGAGCTTGTCCGAGCAGAGCTTGGTCGCTCCGTAGAGGTTTATGGGGTTTGCCGCCTTGTCGGTGCTCAGCGCTATGACCCGCTGCACGCCGGTGTCGACGGCCGCGTCTATGACGTTCTGGGCGCCGAGGACGTTCGTCTTTATCGCCTCGAAGGGGTTGTACTCGGCGGCCGGCACCTGCTTGAGCGCGGCGGCGTGGATGACCATGTCCACGCCGTCGAAGGCCCTGTAGAGCCGCTCCCTGTCCCTCACGTCACCGATGAAGAAGCGCAGGCGCGGGCTGCGGAAGTGCTGGCGCATCTCGAACTGCTTGAGCTCGTCGCGGCTGAAGATGATGAGCTTTTCAACGTCGTGCTCGTCGAGGAGTATGCGGGTGAGCTTCCTTCCCAGCGACCCCGTGC
Protein-coding regions in this window:
- the pseB gene encoding UDP-N-acetylglucosamine 4,6-dehydratase (inverting) — protein: MKLSGRTVLITGGTGSLGRKLTRILLDEHDVEKLIIFSRDELKQFEMRQHFRSPRLRFFIGDVRDRERLYRAFDGVDMVIHAAALKQVPAAEYNPFEAIKTNVLGAQNVIDAAVDTGVQRVIALSTDKAANPINLYGATKLCSDKLFIAGNSYAGKKPTRFSVVRYGNVVGSRGSVIPLFLRLRPTGVLPITDRAMTRFWITLEEGARFVLACLGRMKGGEIFVPKIPSASVVDIARAVAPECSHDVVGIRPGEKLHEVLISRDDGRNTLEYDDYYIIQPQFAWWGERGDGGGRPVPDGFGYASNTNPLRLGVDEIREIVREYCEGEGKDLLRQPIH